The region GTTTTTGGTAAAACGGAATTTCCTTTTGCGTTTGAGAAAATTGGTAGAGACGTAGTGAAGAAAtggagtaaatacccaaaatggtccatcgactatagcataattcacaaattggtcatcgacttatgattttaaccaataacatccATGACTTTCCAATTTTTACCTAATGTAGTCCTCCGTTAATGAGCCTGTCAACTCGCCGTGAAACATAAGGGCAGTCACGTAATTTCCACTATTATCCCTCTCCCCTTCACTCTCTCCAAAAACCCATTTGGCAGTGCCTCCTCCAAGGGAGTCTCCTCCCCCGCCGGAAACCTAATTACCCATATAAAATTGGCGTTGCTAATAAGCTCTAGTCCTTTAGCTATTTCTTGAATCTCCTCCCTACTCAAGTAGTACTCGCTCCCAAATGAAAGGTATAGCGTTGAGTGTTTTTGTTTTCCGTCTAGCCATTTCATCATCTCTACATCCTCCTCCTTGCTGCCCTTCTTTTCCTGCACTCGGATGAGTGAGCCAATGGGCACTGCGGTGTTGCCGAGCTTCTCAGAGATGTAGTCGATGTACTTCCCCTTGATTTCCCTGCTAGTGTTGATCAAACAAATTTTAGTGGACATCTCCATGGCCCTTAGGATGGCGATTCTTTCGTCCAGGTTGACGTTCTCGTAGTTTTTCCTCAGATTCTTAAGCTCGTCTGGCCTCATGCAGATCTCCGGAAAAGGGAAGCCGCTGGTTGTCCGGTGGCGTAGCAAGTAGTGAGCGAAGGCCATGGAGGCCGCCCCGGTGATGCTGTAGCAAACGGCGGGGATTTTCCGCGATGCGGCGGCCTCCGCCGCCCAGGGCTGGAAGACATCGTAGATGAGCAAGTCGGGTTTGATTCGGTCAAGGATGTCGCAGAAGCTTGGGCTGGCCATTCTGAATGCCTTGCAGAGGGTGAAAATGAGGTGGCGAGGGAGATCTTTTGTGGTGTGGCGGCTCGGAGGAAGAAGCTCCGGGAAATCGCGGGCGTGGAGATGGATTTCCACCGTGTGGATTTTGTCATAGAGGTTTTAACGGAAGAGAGGAGTACAGGAGTGGAACAAAAATGGATGTCGAAGTTGCGGTGGTGGAGCTCATTGGCAAGTTCCAGGTAGGGGACGAGGTGGCCATGAGCTAACCATGGCAACGAGGTGAAATTACATGACTGCCCTTGTGTTTCACGGCGAGTTGACGGGCTCATTAATGGAGGACTACATTTGGTAAAAATTGGAAAGTCATggatgttattggttaaaatcataagtcgaggactaatttgtgaattatgctatagtcgatggaccattttgagtATTTACTCTGAAGAAATGTGAAGGACTACCTCTAGCTATTATTGTAATAGCTAGTCTTCTCTCCAAGATGGAGAAGGAGGAGGTAAAGTGGATGaatgttgcaaaaaaaaaaaaatgtaagtaGATCACTAATTGGTAATTCTAGTGATGCATGTTTAAGAATACTATCTTTAAGTTACAACCAATTACCAGTTTACCACACCATTTGAAAGCTTGTTTTCTATATTTTAGTGTTTTTTCAGAAGACTGAGATCCCTGTGAAAAAGTTGGTTAGATTGTGAGCTACAAAGGGGTTTTTGAGGGCATTGAAGCATAAGAATTTGGAGGAAGTAGCTATGGAATGCTTGAAAGCTCTTGTTGATAGAAGTCTTGTTATAATTAGCAAACAGAGTTACAAtgggaaaatgaagaaattaaggaTACATGATCTATTGCGAGATTTGTGCTTGAAATAAGCTAAACATGAAAATGTCTTGCATGTCATTGGAGATGAAGAACTTCCATTTTACAATAAGATATCACAAGACATGTTGTCCTGTTTTCATAACCTTTCGTTAGATAAGTGATACACTAGGATGCTTGAATGGTCAAATTTGGTCTAATTGCTTTCACAAATCACATTCCTTACACTTTATTCATGTTAACTTTTTATATTCCAATGAAGATGCAGTATTAAATATGATGGCAAATCTTATCCATTTGAGATACTTCGTTCTGAGCTATCTACCAGGAATTTTACTCTAATTTTGATGTAAAGCTCTTTGAGCATTGGAATATGCAAAGCTTTATTGTTCATGTAAATGATGTTGAATTGAGTTCCTCTGAAGCATCCGGAATTTGGAAAATATCACTATTAAAGAATTTTTGTGTTGAACGAATTTTTTCATTAGAAACTCCATTTGCTTTTTATAGAAAGTTAGAGAATGTATCTTGGTTGGATCCTAAGATATGTACAAGGATTTGTTTACAAAGAttcctatttaaaaaaaagggggggggggggtgttgaTGGTAAATAGTTAAATACGGTAGAACAATCcatattataattcttttaaataattttgcgCAACTAGGGCAGCTTGAGAAACTAAGCATCCGTTGGTGGCACCTCAAACTTATTCTATGCGACTTCCCACGACAACTAATTTTCTACCAAATCGTAAGAATCTAAACTTAGACCATCTCTAAAGAATGCAccaaaacaccattttggtGTAAAAATTTGGTGCAACCTTCCTCCATGGAAGACACCAAATTCTACACCAAAATGGTGTAACACTATTCAGTTACACTATTTTGAtgtagaattttttaaaatatttttgccaattgttttttaaatttatattattaaaaataaattataaaaatttaaagatcAACGAGATCAATATCGActataaaataagtaaaaattaaaatatataaaaacataaattctattttaaaatattattatttatatcaaattatattttatattaaaataataaaagttttaaattataataatacaatttattttagTGTATGAATAGAATTTGGTGTAAATAGATGGGAGATGAAATAAAATTCGGTGCAACATTTGGTGTAAATAGGTTGGAGATGAAAAAATTGGTATAAAAATATGTTGTTGGAATATTTCCTTCGGTGTAAAATTTGGTGTTTTGGGTTGGAGATGGCTGGACTGCTCTACCATGGAGTGATATGAGGTTTATTGGTATGTTGTCATATCTAGATCAAGGTTCTGAAATTGACAAGTGCATGCAAAGGTGAAAAGTGGGAACCATACAAGGGAGGGTTCCGTCGATTAAAAAGGTTGGTAATTGGAAACAAAACTCTCAAATATTGGAATGCCATGGGTGACCATTTTCTTGTACTCTAATGTTTAGAGTTGCATTAATGTCGTCTTTTGCGAGAGATCCCTAGTGATTTTGCAAGTATCAACACACTAGCATTGATTCAGTTAAACAAATGTTGGGATTCTTCCCTTCTAGCTTCTGCAAAGAGGATTCAAGATGAGCAATGCAATTATGGAAATGATGCCATCCTTGTTCATTCCGAAGAAATTTGGGTCTCTTTTTATCATGTCCTCTATTTTACTTGACATTTCAAGCTACTTGAATATCTGCAAGGGATAATCATCCATTTTCTCTCCTTTgatatcgttttttttttttaaatatctgaCTGCCGGATGtgttttaaacttttttaaaaactcaatttattaattgtttcCAGACGGAAAGAGTAAACAACTTCTACATAGATAGTGATGAGGAGGAAGAATGATGGAATGAAAAAGTGCAGGTATGTTATATGTGCACTCAAATACTCAAttgtt is a window of Ipomoea triloba cultivar NCNSP0323 chromosome 11, ASM357664v1 DNA encoding:
- the LOC115997500 gene encoding flavanone 7-O-glucoside 2''-O-beta-L-rhamnosyltransferase-like, whose amino-acid sequence is MASPSFCDILDRIKPDLLIYDVFQPWAAEAAASRKIPAVCYSITGAASMAFAHYLLRHRTTSGFPFPEICMRPDELKNLRKNYENVNLDERIAILRAMEMSTKICLINTSREIKGKYIDYISEKLGNTAVPIGSLIRVQEKKGSKEEDVEMMKWLDGKQKHSTLYLSFGSEYYLSREEIQEIAKGLELISNANFIWVIRFPAGEETPLEEALPNGFLERVKGRGIIVEIT